From the Solibacillus sp. FSL R5-0449 genome, one window contains:
- the mutS gene encoding DNA mismatch repair protein MutS produces MTTYTPMMQQYLLVKQDYKDAFLFYRLGDFYELFFDDAIKASQLLEITLTARAGNTDNPIPMCGVPHHSAQGYIETLVAKGFKVAVCEQTEDPKHAKGVVKREVVQVITPGTITEGKALDGKSNHFIAAAESNEDGEIVFAYLDVSTGEANCSVIEGSAKQLIQQVQAYAIKELIVTEQLQLLLADYAEAGGIVLSLETEEMDTDKADQYVAHLPVQLQGVAKRLLQYVERTQMRSLSHIQPFVYTEADNFLRIDTNSKRNLELIQSIRGGDSKGTLLWLLDETVTAMGGRKLKQWMHQPLAKKNAIEARQAIVTELLEDFFLRDELTTLLKNVYDLERLAGRVAFGSVGGRDLAQLRESLRQVPMIQQMLVNSGLEKCMVLGQKLDVCADIEQLLAEAITEHPPISIKEGDVIRDGYNAQLDEYRDASRNGKDWIAQLEQKERELTGIKNLKIGYNRVFGYYIEITKSHLNNADLARFERKQTLANAERFITEELKEKEALILNAEEQSLALEYDLFVALREQLKGYIPRVQALAAQISELDVLMSFATVTDKYRFTKPVFHEGRALKIIEGRHPVVEKMLNKQSYVPNDCVLTDEKNMMLITGPNMSGKSTYMRQVALIVVLAQMGCYVPADEAILPITDQIFTRIGAADDLAAGQSTFMVEMLESQHAITHATKNSLLLFDEIGRGTSTYDGMSLAQAMMEYIHDEIGANTLFSTHYHELTDLENELARLQNVHVSATEQDGRVVFLHKVKKGAADKSYGVHVAELAEMPETILQRARILLEQFEATNAEKPQAINYEQQPPQSPQIAEQVAEDDLQLSLFSIEEEPAIAPEQQEVLDALKKLNVMGTTPMQAMTLLYELQQKLLGN; encoded by the coding sequence ATGACTACATATACACCGATGATGCAACAATATTTGCTCGTAAAACAAGATTACAAAGATGCTTTTTTATTTTACCGTCTAGGCGATTTTTATGAATTGTTTTTTGATGATGCCATTAAAGCGTCACAGCTGCTGGAAATTACATTAACAGCTCGTGCGGGGAATACCGATAATCCAATACCGATGTGTGGGGTCCCGCATCATTCTGCACAAGGCTATATCGAAACACTTGTGGCAAAAGGTTTTAAAGTGGCTGTATGTGAACAGACGGAAGATCCAAAGCATGCAAAAGGTGTTGTGAAACGTGAAGTCGTACAAGTAATTACACCGGGAACGATTACAGAAGGGAAAGCACTTGACGGGAAATCAAATCATTTTATTGCAGCGGCTGAAAGTAATGAAGATGGTGAGATCGTATTCGCCTATTTGGACGTATCGACAGGTGAAGCAAACTGTTCGGTTATTGAAGGAAGTGCAAAACAATTAATTCAGCAAGTCCAGGCCTATGCAATAAAAGAACTGATTGTGACCGAACAGCTGCAGTTACTTCTTGCCGATTATGCGGAAGCGGGAGGCATCGTCCTGTCTCTTGAAACAGAAGAAATGGATACAGATAAGGCGGACCAGTATGTTGCACACTTGCCGGTACAGCTGCAAGGTGTGGCAAAGCGATTATTACAATACGTTGAGCGGACGCAAATGCGTTCATTATCGCATATACAGCCGTTTGTCTATACGGAAGCGGATAATTTCCTTCGCATCGATACGAATTCCAAACGTAATTTGGAGCTGATTCAGTCCATACGCGGCGGAGATTCTAAAGGGACATTGCTGTGGCTTTTAGACGAAACAGTAACAGCAATGGGCGGCCGAAAACTGAAACAGTGGATGCATCAGCCGCTCGCAAAGAAAAATGCGATTGAGGCGAGACAGGCGATTGTTACGGAATTGCTTGAAGACTTCTTTTTACGCGATGAATTAACGACACTGCTGAAAAATGTCTATGATTTGGAACGTCTGGCAGGGCGTGTAGCATTTGGTTCTGTTGGTGGACGCGATCTGGCACAGCTGCGCGAATCGCTACGACAAGTACCAATGATCCAGCAAATGCTTGTAAACAGCGGGTTGGAAAAGTGTATGGTACTTGGTCAAAAGCTGGACGTGTGCGCAGATATTGAACAATTGCTGGCAGAAGCGATTACCGAACATCCGCCCATTTCAATCAAAGAAGGCGATGTCATTCGCGACGGGTACAATGCACAGCTCGATGAATATCGTGATGCATCCCGCAATGGGAAGGACTGGATTGCCCAGCTTGAGCAGAAAGAACGCGAACTGACAGGGATAAAAAATCTGAAAATCGGCTATAACCGCGTGTTCGGCTATTATATCGAAATTACAAAATCCCATTTGAATAATGCGGACCTGGCACGCTTTGAACGAAAACAAACTTTGGCGAATGCTGAACGTTTTATTACCGAAGAATTAAAAGAAAAAGAGGCACTGATCTTGAACGCTGAGGAGCAGAGCCTTGCATTGGAATATGATTTATTTGTAGCATTGCGAGAACAGTTAAAAGGGTATATACCACGCGTTCAGGCATTGGCTGCCCAGATCAGTGAGCTTGATGTTCTGATGAGCTTTGCGACGGTAACAGACAAATACCGTTTTACAAAGCCGGTATTCCATGAAGGGCGTGCCTTGAAAATTATTGAAGGAAGACACCCGGTTGTTGAAAAAATGCTCAATAAACAAAGCTATGTCCCAAATGATTGTGTGCTGACAGATGAAAAAAATATGATGCTGATTACCGGTCCGAACATGTCGGGTAAAAGTACGTATATGCGCCAAGTGGCACTGATCGTCGTTTTGGCACAAATGGGGTGCTATGTACCGGCTGATGAAGCAATCCTGCCAATTACCGACCAGATTTTCACGCGCATCGGTGCAGCCGATGACCTGGCGGCAGGTCAATCGACATTTATGGTGGAAATGCTTGAATCACAGCATGCCATTACACATGCAACAAAAAACAGTTTGCTGTTATTTGATGAAATCGGACGCGGTACTTCAACATATGACGGAATGAGTCTGGCGCAGGCAATGATGGAATACATTCATGATGAAATCGGTGCGAACACATTATTTTCAACTCATTATCACGAACTGACTGATTTGGAAAACGAGCTGGCAAGGCTGCAAAATGTTCATGTCAGTGCAACCGAGCAGGACGGCCGAGTGGTATTTTTGCATAAAGTGAAAAAAGGTGCTGCGGATAAAAGCTACGGTGTGCATGTGGCAGAACTTGCGGAAATGCCGGAAACGATTTTACAGCGTGCCCGTATATTACTGGAGCAGTTTGAAGCTACGAATGCTGAAAAGCCGCAAGCGATCAATTACGAACAACAACCACCACAAAGTCCGCAAATAGCGGAACAGGTGGCAGAGGACGATTTGCAGCTTTCATTATTTTCAATAGAGGAAGAACCAGCAATCGCACCAGAACAACAAGAAGTGCTCGATGCATTGAAAAAACTGAATGTGATGGGGACAACACCAATGCAGGCGATGACATTATTGTATGAACTGCAGCAAAAATTATTAGGAAATTAA
- the cotE gene encoding outer spore coat protein CotE gives MKRLRQIVTKAVIAKGKKRTECVETLCPPNAPTSILGCWVINHHYQAKRNGKFVEVTGKFDVNVWYAYNNHSKTAVHTETISYKDRVKLSFRDGEEVDSNDVKVRVLQAPNCIEAIITKQGDKIQVTVEREFLVEIIGETTIVINVHPLDFEDEWSFEESSQQPSSSSSSSSSSSSDSGGKDFGKDYDSSSFS, from the coding sequence GTGAAGCGTTTACGTCAAATTGTGACGAAAGCAGTTATTGCGAAAGGGAAGAAGCGTACCGAATGTGTAGAAACGCTCTGTCCACCGAATGCGCCAACGAGCATATTAGGTTGCTGGGTGATTAATCATCATTATCAGGCAAAACGTAATGGTAAATTTGTTGAGGTGACAGGGAAGTTTGATGTGAATGTATGGTATGCATATAACAATCATTCAAAAACGGCAGTGCATACGGAGACGATTTCCTATAAGGATCGTGTCAAACTGTCATTCCGTGACGGTGAAGAAGTAGATTCGAATGATGTGAAAGTCCGTGTATTACAAGCGCCGAATTGTATTGAGGCAATTATTACAAAGCAAGGCGACAAAATTCAGGTAACGGTTGAACGTGAATTTTTAGTGGAAATTATTGGGGAAACGACAATTGTCATTAATGTACACCCGCTTGATTTTGAGGATGAGTGGTCGTTTGAAGAAAGTTCACAACAGCCATCCAGCAGTTCATCATCTTCGTCATCATCGTCGTCCGATTCCGGCGGCAAAGATTTTGGCAAAGATTATGATTCCTCATCTTTTTCATAA